The Daucus carota subsp. sativus chromosome 9, DH1 v3.0, whole genome shotgun sequence genome window below encodes:
- the LOC135149492 gene encoding uncharacterized protein LOC135149492 — protein sequence MSKLEAQLSQLASTLCQCEKNKFPSQPEVNPKFPLNQRPPENVNAIISLSSGSQVDNKVGEPVNENMKSIPKPSPSLSIHVYDKPECSKARESMSEPSPRPVSQKANEEVYKPRVPYPQRLIRPKQSAQMEQILDVFKHVKVNIPLLDVIQQVPSNDECLKDLCDTFVDKALLDLGASVNLLPFSIYQALGLGDLKTANMTLQLADHSVKMPRGVIEDVLIKIGDFIFPVDFAVLETQPVSNPRNQIPIILGRPFLATSNALINCRNGSMKLTFGNMTIDLNIFNAGKEPNELYEQPIGVNVVNKFVTWSTFEDSEI from the exons atgtctaagttagaggcccaattgagtcaattagctagcacgTTGTGTCAGTGCGAGAAAAACAAATTtccaagtcaacccgaggtcaatcctaagtttcctctcaatcaaagacctcccgaAAATGTCAATGCGATCATCTCTCTAAGTTCGGGAAGTCAAGTagataacaaagttggtgaaCCAGTgaatgaaaatatgaaatcaattcCTAAACCAAGTCCTTCTTTGTCAATCCATGTTTatgataagcccgaatgttcaAAAGCtcgtgagtctatgagtgaacctagtcctaGGCCCGTCTCTCAAAAGGCCAATGAAGAAGTTTAtaagccaagggttccttacccacaaagactcattcgccctaaacaatcggcccaaatggaacaaatcttAGACGTTTTCAAACAtgtcaaggtcaacatacctCTCTTAGATgtcattcaacaagttccttctaaTGAtgagtgtctaaaagatttat gcgaTACTTTCGTAGATAaggctttacttgatttaggagcgagtgtgaatcttcttcctttctcgatctaccaagccctaggtctaggggatctcaagaccgccaatatgacccttcaactagCTGATCATTCTGTTAAAATGCCTAGGGGAGTTATTGAGGACGTGTTGAtcaaaatcggtgattttatctttcccgttgactttgctgttctcgagactcaacccgtctcgaatcctagGAACCAAATTCCcatcattttaggacgaccttttctggcgacatccaatgccttaatcaattgtaggaatggttcgatGAAGCTcacatttggaaacatgaccattgacttaaacattttcaatgcaggaaaagaacccaatgagctttatgaacaaccaataggggttaatgtggtcaacaagtttgtcacatggtctacttttgaggatagtgagatttAA